Genomic segment of Panicum virgatum strain AP13 chromosome 9N, P.virgatum_v5, whole genome shotgun sequence:
GCCTCTCGATCCGTCCGCAGCACGCCGCCGCGACACAACCATCTCCCTCAGTCTGCCGCGCCGAGTCTATCCCCCATGGcagctgcgacggcggcggcggttcccgctgccacggcggcggaggaggaggcgcggctgcTGCGCCTGGAGGAGcaggcggagcacggcggcggcggcgcctgggaGTACCTCTgcctcgcccgccgcctccgcgcgcgccgccccgcccacgCCCTCCGCGTCGGCCTCGCCCTCCTCAACGACGCCTCAGCGCGCTCACGCCTCGCCTCAGAACGTAATTGCGCTCTGCCCTCCACTGACTCTCGCTGATCCGCGCGATCCCGGATTGTAGTTGTAGATGCATAGATCTCGCCGGCGGCCGTAGATCCCCGCCGCCACAATCCACGATCCATCTGTACGTGCGGTGTGGTGGATTTGGATTGCCCGGCGGCTCAACCCTTCTTGAATCCACCCATTAGATGCTTAGATTGCAGTATGTCTCTGCGGGATCTTTCACAGTCACTGTGATCTTGCTAGCTGAATTGCGAAAATATGACCTCTAAGTTTGCAGCTTCTCTCTCTACTCTAGTCGTAAACACGTGCCTGCTTTCCTTCGGTGCAGAGTGGACGCTTTATGAGCAGGTTGCCGTGGCAGCCATGGATTGCCAGCGTCTCGATGTTGCAAAGGTGAACTTCTTCTGTAATCTGTGACAGTCATTTGTGATGCTCTCTGTTTCAAGATCCTATTCTCTGAATCTAAGATGCGGTCGGGGTGTTACTTTTTAATCTAGCCGTCTTTTGATGGATTTGCAGGACTGTATTGGAGTCCTCTCAAAGCAATTTCCTGGGAGCACCCGAGTTGGTAAGTGCTGCTACTGAATTCAACTTTAGTGGGAATATTGTGGCTCCTAAGTCCTAACTTACTATGTTTCAGATGTTATTAGAATTTCCTTTCTGAGGAGGCATTTGTTTAAATATAAATAGATTTTGATCGATAATTTAGCTAACTTGACATGAAACTTCGAAACACATCATCTATCCTCTGCCATATTTCTGTAAACGTAAATCACAACTATTTGGGTTAGATTTAGATCTGCGCGGTATTCATGTCATCATGGTGGTTGTTTCAGCCCTGTAACTATAGCCTGGCAAGTACATCTGAAGGCCCCCAATCAAGCTGTAGGTCTGGATGCTGGtttatttgaagttaaacaTCTATACATGTAGTCTACTGCTCTAGATTAATGTATCAAGACAAAGTTGTAACTAAGAGCTTGGTAGCAAAGAGGGCAATCGGATACTTTGAGATTGAAGATGATGAGGTAAATTGCTAAGGATGACCTATTCATGTGGGTACAATAATATCTTTATATACATCTAAGAGCAAATTTCTGAGTTACTGTTTCAAGTTCAAAATCGCAATCTTGATACATGGCATCAGCCGAGTTGTCCCATGCTGGTACTTCGGTCAGGTGTCACCTTTCTTTTGTTGCTTAACTCAATGAAGGTATGAAATCAAGGTTGCATTTTTTTTGAAGTTAAACATGTATACGTGCACTTTAGATTAATATATCAAGGCAAATTGTTGATGTTGTAATTAAGTGCTTGGTAAGAAAGAAGGCACTGGATAGTTGGAGATCAGTGGTGATGTGATTTAATTTTTGAGTTCATATAAAGAGTGAAAAAATGTATATCGATCTAAGACTAAAATTCCTGATTTTATGTTTTGTGTTCAAAAGACTTACATCCCACGGGTTATGTGATGCTGGTGCTTTGGTCACCTTTCTGTATACGCTGAATTGAATTTGTCCTAATATGTAGCCCGGCTAGAAGCTCTTCTATTTGAAGCGAAGGGTGAATGGGCTGAAGCTGAAAGAGCCTACGCGCTAATCCTGGAAAACAATCCATTTGATCAGGTATGGCACATCGTAATTCTGATGACAATTCTCCTATCTCATATTAAGAACTTGGTGTGCCATAGTAGTTCAATCTGCCAATCTCCTCTGCTCGTTGAACCAGTCAAATCTTATGGTTCACAGTTTACCTTATCTGATGCCATTTTACATTAGAATGAATGCTTATCTTCTGTGTTTGGCAGATTGTCCACAAGAGGAAAATTGCCATTGCAAAAGCACAAGGTGATATGTCCTTAGCGGCTGATTATCTCAATAAGTATCTGGAATTGTAAGTAGCTGCATCCACTTTTTTTAGGAGTAAGATATAGTTATCTCTAATTCCTTTTGGCGTAACACATTAACTCGTTTTCTTATATATCAGATTTATGGCAGATCATGATGCCTGGAGAGAACTTGCTGAAACATATGTTTCCTTACAAATGTAAGGGGCTCAATATCGATGCATTCTACATAATCTGATAGATAGGGATGTCACAATACTCAAATGTTTCCCTTTCTTATCAGGTACAAGCAAGCTGCCTTTTGTTATGAGGAGCTAATATTAGCCCACCCAACCATTCCACTTTATCATATAGCCTATGCCGAGGTAATCTAAACAGCTCAAAGGCAGCCCTCTGCTAAAAGGGTGAATGCAAATACAGTTCGCAATTTATCAAATTATTTCTCACTATTTCGTCAATTATTTCCGCTGATGGATACTTTATTGCTACCAACCAAAGGTCTTAACATCATATATGAAATGAAACATCCAAAAATCAAATCAAAGCATGACAAGTTATTGATGCACTGGATTGTTCAAGAGAATTAAAACTTAGCACATAGTCATctattgagaaaagaaaacataATGATTTGACATCTGTTTTGTTTCGTATTATGTTTCAGAGTAACTACTTTCTTGAGATATGAATTGTAATTTGCAATAGATACAATTTATTGCATCTTTGTGACCAACTGCAAGGTAGCCTTGATGAATCTTAACTATTTAGTGAATTAACTTTGGTTCCACCAGGCACCAGCTACCAGTTTTCTGATGTTTTACATGCTAATTTTTTCACATGCTTATATGATACCATCTTTATTATTTCACTGTTTGTTGGTGTTGTCTTTGTGTCTTAGAATTTAAGTTCAGCCCTTTTTCTGTGAAAAGAATATGAGTCAATCAGTTGCACAAAACGTTCTAGTACTTAAGGAACCATAAGCATATTTTGATTCAAGATTCAACAGGAAGCATAATTGAATTTTGCTCTGCACCTGTATGTAGTTATACTGACTTTTTTTCAATGTAGTCCTACTGATTATATATACTTTTCTTTTGAAGGTTCTGTACACTATGGGTGGCTTGGAAAATCTTCAGACAGCTAAAAAGTATTATGCATCAACGATCCAGTTAACTGGAGGCAAGAATACAAGAGCCCTCTTTGGTGTATGTCTGGTAAGGCCATATGGGTTTTGGAAAACTTGAAGAATCTTAGTTGCATCTTTCTGTTATCCAATATTGATCCTTACGCATATCTAATATCTTAAACACCCAGTGCACTTCGGCAATCAATCAGTTGACCAAAGGAAGGAACAAGGAGGAAGATGGCTCAGAGCTGCAGAGCTTGGCTGCAGAAGCACTGTTGAAGCATTACAAGCAAAAGGCTCCATCAAAGGTGCCCCTTATCAGCAGCATGTTGAAGAACATGAAACTCTCCTGATCCCAACTAGCTTCACACATCGACAGTGGCCTCGTTGACAGATAATTAAATTGATGCCAGCATAATGCTTGTTTTTTTTATGGCACCAACATTGCAAATGTTAAAATTAGATGCTCCCATGGCCATGGGTTGTACAACACCTGTTTGTTTACCGAGAAATATACATAGCTTCTTTTTGAATCGATGTTCTACTATAGATCAATAAAACTCTATTAACTCTGTTCGCTGGGCTGGAgttggagctggtggctggagtggtgtgagaaaaaaatactgttgaCCGGTTGGTGGCTAGAAGCCGGTGCTGagcggtgtgagagaaaaacattgttgggctggaggctgctggagctgtCGAACAGAGTGATTGTATTTCAGCACAAACAAAATTTTGAATCAGTCATCGGAGAAGATgtatgtcggtaccctgcagctggggtacccactcctactgtgccaagactcgcgtagttatccgtaactacgccctaaggagctgagcagccggacccctcgggtctgactccatctcaccggaccaacggtcccggacccgctttccgctcgaggatgggtccggtgtcaccacgtgttccagagatggaaatgctcagcacctgtgaccgcggacccggacccccgcaggtgggtccgggacctctacgtgccatccggactcccgcagatgggtccgggacctccacgtgcctatccggacccccgtgagctctcggctcagctagctgatcggaaggggtccggagcgccacgtgtcacgcgggcgcgggcgcaagccttccgctggaagctctctcacccacccgcattaagtgcgagtggttgaggcgggctctgctgcctctgggcacggggcagcttttgtcagtccacactgtggatcgccagttaccgaggcggctggTCAGTTatcaagacaagcattaaagactcagcgccgtgcgtatgggcgacgagtcattatgatcagctactgactggagcaacagtgcacgctggtacagtggactgagtcagtaatTCGGCgtttcatcatgacctcgacgcgcggctgcagaggctagactctactctgacaggacagctcaagaccatccctggtcagaagctacgcacggaagccgacgacaagatctccggatctgaggcattgaaggccaaagtgtagtttataatacatcgccgggtccacatgtcggggccccgctcagtgtacgtgctccccttggacatataaaagggagagcacgcccgctagaacacatatATACACAGATTCTCAGACTCACGCTGGATTCAGCACTAGATCTCTCAGACTCTCTTGAGGCTAAGtaaacacaagcaatacaacacacagtggacgtagggtattacgctccggcggcccgaaccactctaaacctgctgtgttcatcgtgttcttccagcgaGATAGAACTAGTCCTAGTTAACCCCcaagtactcaccctctgggtttaggcgggtgcactacgccacctggctgtgggtttgcacaccacgacaatgTAGCTGCTGATTTTGATTGGTATGTAACAGTTGTAGTCATGTAGATGAATCCTGACCCTGGGTATCTTAGGCCTCGTTTAGTTGCCCTTGTAAAGTTGTAAAAATAGAATCTTTACACATTTGAAGAATTAAACATAGaataatcacaaaattaattacagaactcgtctgtaaactacgagagaaatctaatgagtctaattaatccatcattagagcatgcgtactgtagcaattaatgtagcaatttagtatctaatcatagtctaattagactcattagattcgtctcgcaatttacaagcaaacaatgcaatttattttttatttcatttagagttaatacttcatgcatgtaagattctctttcgatgtgatagatttggaattttgaatttcgcaactaaacaaggggttAGTTTTCTCTTCTGTTGTGTTTCTGGGTTGACCTTTGTTTTCACCCTGCAATGCCTGCAACATTTTGAACTTGCAATGGTGATAATATGTTTGGATATGATCAACAACAACATTTTCATTTTCAAGCTCCTACACTCCGGCAGccttctgctgctgctcctcctacCGCCCAACGACCTCATTCACTTTGTTTTGGCtagtggctgatgctgatttgttatgagaacAGTACTGGTGGCTAATGACTGATACTGATTTGGTATGAGAGAAAAGCGTTGCTGATTGGCAGGCAACAAGAAAAAAATTCTTCACGGGAAGCACCGGAAGAGCTCGCTGCCGACAATCGGCAGAACCCTAGTATATCTAGGctctgtttagatcccaaaattcaaaatgcaaaatttttataaatcgcttgcatggtgtactagatgtagtcgaaaaataaatcgtattacacaaatagattgtaaatcgcgagacgaatctaatgagcataattatgacgtgattagacactaaattgctacagtagtGCTAAAGTAAACATGCTCTAACGATGGATTAGTTAGGCTCATTacattcgtctcgtagtttacagacgagatctgtaattagttttgtgattagtctacatttaatacttcaaatattgaagattttattcaaaaaatctaaaaatccaaaatacaaagtgatctaaacaggACCCTAATGTAATTAAGAccacaaaaaatataaattgTATTACTGAACAAACAAGGAGCTTGATGAAGCCACGAGGCACGGTGCTCTCTATTTGCCTCGACGTTCTGACATACCTGAATTCTTGTTCATTCAAAGATGTTGACACTAGCATTTAACAATTCGATCATGTTCATTCAGCTCAGAAAACACCATTAGgttttctccaaccattccccccatccaactccccccaaacgtactatttactatattttactacctccctctaaaagattcctccccctataactccttctctccaaccattccccccatatttatttcccctatatactatcactcattaactaactatttatttaacgtttttgaatttaaaaaaaatcatacagtatctgtactgtcataatacgcattatcatcgtgttacggggttcaaacgggattaatatcgcgaagaaatggtgtgattagagatatagggggagtttcaactcccccatacgtggggggagtttcaactctcCTACTACGTAGGGGGAGCTGTGGGGGGAGCCGTGGGACCGCTCGCTCCCCCAAAGCcccccctacgtagggtggggggcGCTGTCCAGGGCGCCGTTGGAGGAAGCCTTAGGGCCGCGTTTGGTTAAGGctga
This window contains:
- the LOC120687422 gene encoding ER membrane protein complex subunit 2-A-like isoform X1, producing the protein MAAATAAAVPAATAAEEEARLLRLEEQAEHGGGGAWEYLCLARRLRARRPAHALRVGLALLNDASARSRLASEQWTLYEQVAVAAMDCQRLDVAKDCIGVLSKQFPGSTRVARLEALLFEAKGEWAEAERAYALILENNPFDQIVHKRKIAIAKAQGDMSLAADYLNKYLELFMADHDAWRELAETYVSLQMYKQAAFCYEELILAHPTIPLYHIAYAEVLYTMGGLENLQTAKKYYASTIQLTGGKNTRALFGVCLCTSAINQLTKGRNKEEDGSELQSLAAEALLKHYKQKAPSKVPLISSMLKNMKLS
- the LOC120687422 gene encoding ER membrane protein complex subunit 2-A-like isoform X2 gives rise to the protein MARNVRNTIYGIISSEEWTLYEQVAVAAMDCQRLDVAKDCIGVLSKQFPGSTRVARLEALLFEAKGEWAEAERAYALILENNPFDQIVHKRKIAIAKAQGDMSLAADYLNKYLELFMADHDAWRELAETYVSLQMYKQAAFCYEELILAHPTIPLYHIAYAEVLYTMGGLENLQTAKKYYASTIQLTGGKNTRALFGVCLCTSAINQLTKGRNKEEDGSELQSLAAEALLKHYKQKAPSKVPLISSMLKNMKLS